The proteins below are encoded in one region of Methanosarcina barkeri 3:
- a CDS encoding response regulator produces MVEGRILVVEDEHIVAMGIRVMLKNLGYTVTDIISSGEEAISKAESTRPDLVLMDIMLKGKLNGIEASKEIISRFGIPVVYLTACSNRELLEQIWNMGSGCIVKPFDEMDLKKGIDIVLVQCGIEKKDMKKLAKASKQFRKTQA; encoded by the coding sequence ATGGTAGAAGGAAGAATTCTGGTTGTTGAGGATGAACATATTGTTGCAATGGGCATAAGGGTAATGCTAAAGAATCTTGGATATACTGTTACGGATATAATTTCTTCTGGAGAAGAGGCCATTAGCAAAGCCGAAAGTACCAGACCTGACCTTGTGCTTATGGATATTATGTTAAAAGGTAAACTGAATGGTATAGAAGCATCAAAGGAAATAATTAGCCGGTTTGGTATTCCAGTTGTTTACCTAACTGCTTGCTCAAACCGTGAACTCCTTGAACAGATCTGGAATATGGGATCTGGATGTATTGTGAAACCTTTCGATGAAATGGATCTGAAAAAGGGTATTGATATTGTTCTTGTGCAATGTGGGATAGAGAAAAAGGATATGAAAAAACTGGCGAAAGCTTCAAAACAATTTAGAAAGACTCAGGCCTGA
- a CDS encoding DUF421 domain-containing protein, translating to MGLLFNSWSDLGRVLVLGVLGYISLVLLLRVSGNRTLSKLNAFDFIVTVALGSTFGSFILNKEISLVEGVTGFIVLIGMQHVVSWLTIRSTTIKRIVKSEPSLLYYNQEYLVDSMKRSRIVKSEIEQSVRNQGYATLENVEAVVLETDGSLSIISKSEKEKKKLDIVGLKV from the coding sequence GTGGGCTTGTTATTCAATAGCTGGAGCGATCTAGGAAGGGTTTTAGTCCTTGGGGTACTGGGATATATTTCACTTGTGCTTTTGTTAAGAGTTTCCGGAAATCGTACACTTTCTAAACTGAATGCCTTTGATTTTATAGTTACAGTTGCACTTGGGTCTACTTTTGGATCATTTATTCTGAATAAAGAGATTTCACTCGTTGAAGGAGTGACGGGTTTTATAGTCCTTATAGGTATGCAGCATGTAGTTTCCTGGCTAACCATAAGGTCAACAACTATCAAGAGAATAGTAAAAAGCGAGCCATCTCTTTTATACTACAATCAAGAATATCTTGTAGACTCGATGAAACGCTCCAGAATCGTCAAATCTGAAATTGAGCAGTCCGTAAGGAACCAGGGATATGCCACCCTGGAAAACGTGGAAGCTGTTGTCCTTGAGACTGATGGCAGCTTATCAATTATAAGCAAATCGGAAAAAGAGAAGAAGAAACTTGATATTGTTGGACTAAAAGTTTAA
- a CDS encoding histidine kinase dimerization/phosphoacceptor domain -containing protein — protein sequence MRFKNFPLKSKLVIYIVVGVFLVLAVSTAVIISTVTSQEEKLAYQKSIEMASSYANQFNTDMKANSAVANTIALTMENYEASNRTEVIGILDNILKKNPSLIGVYVGYEPDAFDGRDAEYINASGHDATGRFVPYCNKIEGNVTVEPLLRYDSSDYYQLPKVKEETVLTEPYFYEGIFMISHVSPIFKDGKFVGIAGADVPLKYMDEVVSKIKAFDTGYAFMVSNTGVLLSYPTHKEWIGKKTLYDFKSKEIARAAGDIKNGTAGYIEVSDSTTGKPVVMFYEPVRTGNLAFVLVIPKEEMLAGVIDLRNKLLIISAISILFMAALAYMIALSITKPIDEIVQDFKSIAQDAVNGKLDVRADTEVERDFREIPMGLNEILKAVIVPVRESIRVTNALAEGELKERVNVDVQGEFRELGNTLDKFSETLNSIIDDSNAVLTAFQQNNFKRPINIHGKGDFKLLTDGIEETRQALDTITTQRIETQKALMDYAKELECSNKLKEDLERVINTSPVIVFLWKYESMWPAEFVSENITRLGYEVEDFTSNKLLYGDIVHPEDLEEMAAELKMNVEAGCTDYTSEYRILTKSGEARWVDERTVIQQTEDGEVHLQGIIMDITEHKKAEDALLKMEEIRKKEIHHRIKNNLQVISMLLYLESGNFTDRNVVEAFRDSQHRVKSMALVHEKLYQSEDMVSVDFADYIKNLVDYLFQSYSLDSRKVSLKLDVEKVFLGMDTAVPLGIIVNELVSNSLKHAFAGEKEGEIYIELHRSIENPTLQEKNLISENSGNIKARQQNYERNGLNGITENKEEKLTLIVRDNGKGFPENLDFRNTTSLGLQLVTTLVDQIEGNIRLDRSRGTGFEISFFRR from the coding sequence ATGAGATTTAAAAATTTCCCCCTGAAATCAAAGCTAGTTATCTATATCGTTGTCGGGGTTTTTCTTGTCCTTGCAGTTTCTACAGCTGTGATTATAAGTACGGTCACTTCCCAGGAAGAAAAACTGGCTTACCAGAAATCAATCGAAATGGCAAGTAGTTATGCAAACCAGTTTAACACCGATATGAAAGCTAACAGCGCAGTTGCAAATACGATTGCCCTTACAATGGAAAATTATGAAGCTTCCAACAGGACTGAAGTAATCGGCATCCTTGATAATATCCTTAAAAAAAATCCAAGCCTAATTGGGGTTTATGTGGGATACGAGCCAGACGCTTTTGATGGCAGGGATGCAGAATACATTAACGCTTCAGGACACGATGCAACAGGCAGGTTTGTTCCTTATTGTAACAAGATCGAAGGTAATGTCACAGTAGAGCCGCTTCTTCGATATGATTCTTCTGATTATTACCAGCTACCCAAAGTCAAAGAAGAAACAGTCTTAACAGAGCCTTACTTTTATGAAGGCATATTCATGATTAGTCATGTTTCTCCTATTTTCAAGGACGGAAAGTTCGTAGGAATAGCGGGAGCGGATGTCCCTCTGAAATATATGGATGAAGTAGTGAGTAAGATCAAGGCTTTTGATACTGGATATGCCTTCATGGTAAGTAACACAGGCGTTCTGCTCTCTTACCCTACGCACAAGGAGTGGATAGGAAAAAAGACACTCTACGACTTTAAGTCAAAAGAAATAGCTAGAGCTGCAGGCGACATAAAAAACGGAACCGCAGGGTATATTGAGGTTAGTGACTCGACTACAGGCAAACCTGTTGTAATGTTCTACGAGCCTGTACGAACCGGCAATCTTGCTTTTGTGCTTGTAATTCCGAAAGAAGAAATGCTTGCAGGTGTTATTGATCTTCGAAACAAGCTGTTGATTATTTCTGCGATTTCAATTCTCTTTATGGCTGCTCTTGCTTATATGATTGCTCTTTCTATCACAAAACCGATAGATGAAATTGTCCAGGATTTCAAGAGTATCGCCCAGGACGCAGTTAACGGAAAGCTTGATGTCAGGGCAGACACGGAAGTGGAAAGAGACTTCAGGGAAATCCCTATGGGCCTAAATGAAATCCTTAAAGCTGTAATTGTTCCAGTAAGAGAGAGTATAAGAGTGACCAATGCTCTCGCAGAAGGAGAATTAAAAGAAAGGGTCAATGTGGATGTACAGGGAGAGTTCAGAGAACTCGGAAATACACTTGATAAATTCTCCGAAACATTGAACAGTATTATCGATGATTCAAACGCAGTCCTTACCGCATTCCAGCAGAATAACTTTAAGCGACCCATCAATATCCACGGAAAGGGGGATTTCAAGCTGCTTACGGATGGGATCGAAGAGACGCGACAGGCTCTTGATACTATTACAACCCAGCGTATAGAGACACAAAAAGCCCTTATGGACTATGCAAAAGAACTCGAGTGTTCCAACAAGCTAAAGGAAGATCTGGAAAGAGTTATCAATACAAGTCCTGTGATTGTATTTTTATGGAAGTATGAGTCCATGTGGCCTGCAGAGTTTGTTTCGGAGAATATTACCAGATTGGGTTATGAGGTTGAGGATTTTACCTCGAACAAGCTTCTTTATGGGGATATTGTGCATCCCGAAGACCTGGAAGAGATGGCTGCCGAACTTAAGATGAACGTTGAGGCCGGCTGCACGGACTATACCTCAGAATATCGGATTCTCACAAAATCCGGGGAGGCTCGCTGGGTTGATGAAAGGACGGTTATCCAGCAAACTGAGGACGGTGAGGTTCATCTTCAGGGTATTATTATGGACATAACCGAGCATAAAAAAGCCGAGGACGCTCTTCTCAAGATGGAGGAGATTCGTAAAAAAGAAATCCATCACCGCATCAAGAATAATTTGCAGGTGATTTCCATGCTTTTATATCTTGAGTCCGGGAATTTTACGGACAGGAATGTGGTCGAGGCTTTCAGGGACAGTCAGCACAGGGTTAAGTCAATGGCTCTTGTACACGAAAAACTTTACCAGTCTGAGGATATGGTAAGTGTGGACTTTGCGGATTATATTAAGAATCTTGTAGATTATCTCTTCCAGTCCTACTCTCTGGATAGCAGGAAAGTGAGCTTGAAGCTGGATGTTGAAAAGGTCTTTCTGGGAATGGACACGGCTGTTCCTCTGGGAATAATTGTCAATGAGCTGGTCTCGAATTCCCTGAAACATGCTTTTGCCGGAGAGAAAGAAGGAGAGATTTATATCGAGCTGCACAGAAGTATAGAAAACCCTACTTTGCAGGAAAAAAACCTGATCTCTGAAAATTCTGGAAACATAAAGGCCAGGCAACAGAATTATGAACGAAATGGCCTTAACGGCATAACAGAGAATAAAGAAGAAAAGTTAACCCTTATAGTTAGAGATAACGGAAAGGGATTCCCTGAGAACCTGGACTTCCGGAACACAACTTCCCTAGGCCTACAGCTAGTGACAACGCTTGTGGATCAGATTGAAGGGAATATTAGACTTGACCGAAGCAGGGGAACAGGTTTTGAAATTAGCTTTTTCAGGAGATAA
- a CDS encoding response regulator encodes MAEEIKKAEGRILVVEDEHIVAMGIKKMLKNLGYTVTGVASSGKDAISKAESTFPDVVLMDIMLKGDMDGVEAAKEIREKFDVPVVYLTAYSDSKILERAKKTEPFGYIVKPFDEKDLHSSIEVALHKHRKEKEKTE; translated from the coding sequence ATGGCAGAAGAAATAAAAAAGGCGGAAGGCAGAATTCTGGTCGTTGAGGACGAGCATATCGTTGCAATGGGAATAAAGAAAATGTTAAAAAATTTAGGGTACACGGTTACAGGTGTAGCCTCGTCTGGAAAAGATGCTATTAGCAAAGCCGAGAGCACTTTCCCTGATGTCGTGCTTATGGATATCATGTTAAAAGGTGATATGGACGGCGTAGAAGCTGCAAAGGAAATCAGGGAAAAGTTTGATGTCCCGGTTGTTTACCTGACTGCTTATTCCGATAGTAAGATTCTCGAAAGAGCTAAGAAAACTGAACCTTTCGGTTATATCGTAAAACCTTTTGATGAGAAAGATCTGCACAGCAGCATTGAGGTAGCTCTGCACAAGCACAGGAAGGAAAAAGAAAAAACGGAATAA
- a CDS encoding winged helix-turn-helix domain-containing protein, with protein sequence MSSSLCDTIWLSEKRKNLLLLLMEGPRDIEQVKTSLNVTSKAMMPQIKILKKQGLVLQKDGTYVLSEIGKLIVGNMLPLLNTLEVLEENREYWTSRDTSVIPNEQFMRLGEMGECMVIEPDLNHLFDLPREFTENLIKSKCIMSSLSYYHPLYPSLYSRLAKSGAEMKIVLTKAVLNRLKDDCRDELEILLNSENTVVKVCEEKLYLPTIAVTEKFVYICLFNKQGKYDHRKVMSFDASALRWGRELFIYYNELSQEVIDI encoded by the coding sequence ATGAGCTCATCTTTGTGTGACACTATCTGGCTTTCTGAAAAAAGAAAAAATCTCCTTCTCTTGCTTATGGAAGGTCCCAGGGACATTGAACAAGTAAAAACTTCTCTCAACGTAACCTCAAAGGCGATGATGCCCCAGATTAAAATCCTTAAAAAACAGGGCCTAGTCCTCCAGAAAGATGGCACTTATGTGCTTTCGGAGATTGGAAAACTTATCGTAGGAAATATGCTTCCTCTTTTGAACACACTTGAGGTCCTGGAGGAAAACAGGGAATATTGGACAAGCCGGGACACAAGTGTCATACCCAATGAACAGTTTATGCGGCTTGGAGAAATGGGCGAATGCATGGTAATCGAACCTGATCTTAACCACCTGTTTGACCTTCCGAGGGAATTTACTGAAAATCTTATAAAGTCTAAATGCATCATGAGTTCGCTTTCTTATTATCATCCTCTTTATCCGTCACTTTATTCCAGGCTTGCAAAAAGCGGAGCTGAGATGAAAATCGTGCTCACGAAAGCCGTACTTAATAGGCTAAAAGATGACTGCAGGGATGAGTTGGAAATCCTACTCAATTCCGAGAACACGGTGGTAAAAGTCTGCGAGGAAAAACTGTACCTTCCGACAATTGCCGTTACTGAAAAATTCGTGTATATCTGTCTCTTCAACAAGCAGGGAAAATACGACCACAGGAAAGTAATGAGTTTCGATGCAAGTGCTCTTCGCTGGGGCAGGGAGCTTTTCATATACTATAATGAGTTGTCTCAAGAAGTAATCGATATCTGA